The nucleotide window TTCAAAGAGTCGATGGCCATTTTTGTGGATTCTTCCGTTGGGACACCAAATTCAATATTGCTGTTCTCCTTGGTCAGATTCACCATATTGATTTTGCCAGACTGAGCTTCTTTCGCTTCGTTGATGTAATTGAAATTGGTCTGAAGTTTAAAAACATTTTTCTGATAAGTGAAAAGTTTTCCTGAACCAAAGATGACGGGCGTAAAAAAGTCTGTGATGGATTTATCTTTCAGAGATTTGAGGATGATTTCCGGGCCGATTCCGTTGAAATCGCCGATTGAAATTCCTACTCTGATTTTATGGTGTTTGGAGCTCATTTGTTTATCTTTGACATTTATAAAGAATTTACAAAATTACAATTTTTTAGGTAGTTTTTCTTATGAAACGGATGCTAATTTAAATGGTTAAAGTTTCTTTGGATGACAAAGCCCATAGCCCTGATAGTAGCGGCATCCTTTTTTGTGATTGCGATGGCTGAATGGTTCTATTGATGAACTCGGTTTGTTCGCAAACACAAAAAAGATATAGCGGATAGCAGGATTAAGCTCCAAAAAATTAAAAATATTAAGAAAGAATGTTTACAGGAATCATAGAAGCTACGGGAAAAGTAGAGAAAATTGACAGAAACGAAAGTAATATAGATTTTACGCTGAGCGGACCTTTTACTCAGGAACTGAAAATCGACCAGAGTCTGGCGCATAACGGCTGTTGTTTGACAGTGGTTGAGATTACCGAGAATACTTATAAAGTGACGGCCATCAACGAAACGCTGGAGAAAACGAATCTTAATTTTTGGAATGTGGGCACGGAAGTCAATTTGGAACGTTGTTTGCGCTTCGAAGGAAGACTGGATGGACACATCGTGCAAGGTCACGTGGACAAAACGGGAACGGTAGAAAGCATCGAAAATCAGGACGGAAGTTATTTCATCACCATCAATTACGACGAAACTACGGAATATACGACTGTTCCGCAAGGCTCAATCACGGTGAATGGAATCAGCCTGACGGTTGCTGAGAGCGGAGATGGAAAGTTTTCTGTGGCGATAATCCCGTACACCTGGGAGTTCACGAATATGAAAAACCTGCAGAAAGGCGATGTGGTAAATCTGGAATTCGATATTATCGGAAAATACGTTGCCAAACTACTTAAAAAACAGAATGTCATTTAGTGATTATAAAGGTTATCGGTTAAGGAATAGGGTTTTCATCGGGTTTCTTACTATTTGTATCTTGAGTGTTGTCACTTCGGCGGCTTTGTCTTTCGTGATTCTTCGGGACAATGCGAAGAAGGTGAGCAAGACCGATATGCAGAACAAATCTCAGGCACTTTTGGCTTCTTTGGATTACGCGCTCAGTCATTCTCAGGTTCAAACCTACGATATCCCGAAAGTTTTGGAGAACGAAATCTACGAGATTGCGGATATCAACAAACACGACATCATCATCTATGACCTCAAAGGAAATTATCTTCTCTCCAACAAAGACCCAAATCTTGTTGAGCAAAAGAAAATGCCTGCGGATGTTCTAAGAGAAATACGCAAAAACGGAAAACAGTACGATGACAAGTCTTATGATGAGAAATTAGGTGCGAGTATTGTCTCTTCTTATATGGTTCTGAAAAATAATATGCTGGAAGATATTGCCTATATCTATTTCCCGTATTATCATAATGAGAGCGCTTATATGGAGGTTTTCAAACATTACTTCGCTTATATTATTGGTGTTAATATTTTGATTATCATCTTCAGTATCTGGCTCAGCTGGATTATTTCCAATAATTTGACGGAAGCGATTATCAGGTTTACATCGATGATTAGTAAGATTAATTTGTTTGATAGAAATCTGCAACCCATCAAATATTATAAAAACGATGAGCTGAATGCCTTGGTCAAAGCTTACAATAAAATGATTGCCGAGATTGCCGACCAACGCGAGCGACTAAGTTACATCGAGAAACAATCCGCCTGGCAGGAAATGGCGAAGCAAGTGGCGCACGAAGTCAAAAATCCTTTGACACCAATGAAGTTGATGATGCAGAACTTCGAAAGGAAATTTGACCCGAACGACCCAAATATTACGAATAAAGTTAAAAACTTGAGCGAAATCGTCATTGGTCAAATCGATGTCATCAGTAGAGTAGCGAGTGCGTTTTCACAATTTGCGCAGTTGCCGGAGAAAACGGATGAGGAGATTTCTTTGAATAAGGAAGTTAGGAATTCACTCACCATTTTCAGTGATGAAAATATTTTTGTCCACGCTAATCACGATGATATCCGGATGAAAATCGACAAAGATTACCTCACCAGAATCATCACCAATCTTGTGACCAACGCCAGTCAGGCAAAATCCGATGATAGAAAATCCGTCATCAATGTTGACCTCGAGAAAATCGAAAAGCGAATCAAAATCACTGTTCAGGATAATGGCGTAGGAATTCCGACCGATAAGCTCGATAGGATTTTTGACCCAAATTTCACTTCCAAAAACAGCGGAATGGGAATCGGACTCACAATGGTAAAACGAATGGTGGAAGATTACAACGGCACAATCACCGTGGTTTCCGAAGTTGACAAAGGCGCAACCTTCACTATTTCTATGCCTTCAAATATGTAATGAATGAAACCTTTTCGATTTCAACAATTTGACATTCAACAAAACGTTGACGTTTTCCGAGTTGGGACAGATGCGGTTTTGCTTGGTGCTTTAGCAAATGTTTCTGAAGCAAAGACTGTTTTGGAAGTTGGAACTGGAACCGGAATTATTTCATTGATGATAGCTCAAAGAAATTTGGAAGCACAGATTTTAGCAATCGATATTAATCCTGAAGCGGTCAATATTTCTCAAACCAATTTCTCCAATTCTCCTTTTTCTGAACGACTCAAAAGTCAACTTCAAGATTTGAAAAACTTTGATACCGAGGAAAAGTTTGACTTAATCATTTCAAATCCACCTTATTTTGAAATCAATTCTTCCGAAAAAGATATTCTCGCAAGACAAAGATTAGAATTGAATTTTTCTGATTTAATAAAAAAATCAAGTCAACTACTTTCTGAAAATGGACTTTTCACAGTCGTCATTCCCATTGATTCTGAAAAGGAATTCTCTAGTATTTGTTCTAATTATAATTTGTTCTTACAAAGAAAAGTCATTATCAAAGGCATTATAACCTCAGAACCGAAACGTTTAGTTTTAGAATATTCATCCATAGAATCAGAAACTCAAGTGGAAAACTTCGTCATAGAAAAATCCCCAAGAGTTTATTCGGATGAATATCTCGAGCTGACAAAAGACTTCCATCAATTCAACAAAAAACTGTAATAAAAAAAACCCTTTCAGAATTTGAAACTCTGAAAGGGTTATGTTTTATGAATTAAATTCGGCTCCCTTTAGGGTTGGTTGGGGTAAAACGAATTTTATTTCTACTCGAAAAGTTCCGCCGTATCCAAAACAGAAACCTGTCCATTTTCACAACGGATTGCTTCACCAGGATAATTCTGAATCATATGATAATCGTGCGTCGCCATCACAACAGCGCAATGGTTTTCCTCCGCAAGATTCTTTAGAAGCGTCATTATGTCGTTCGAGGTCTCCGGGTCAAGATTCCCAGTCGGCTCGTCCGCAAGGATTAATTCCGGATGGTTTAACAAAGCTC belongs to Chryseobacterium sp. KACC 21268 and includes:
- a CDS encoding riboflavin synthase, coding for MFTGIIEATGKVEKIDRNESNIDFTLSGPFTQELKIDQSLAHNGCCLTVVEITENTYKVTAINETLEKTNLNFWNVGTEVNLERCLRFEGRLDGHIVQGHVDKTGTVESIENQDGSYFITINYDETTEYTTVPQGSITVNGISLTVAESGDGKFSVAIIPYTWEFTNMKNLQKGDVVNLEFDIIGKYVAKLLKKQNVI
- a CDS encoding HAMP domain-containing sensor histidine kinase; translation: MSFSDYKGYRLRNRVFIGFLTICILSVVTSAALSFVILRDNAKKVSKTDMQNKSQALLASLDYALSHSQVQTYDIPKVLENEIYEIADINKHDIIIYDLKGNYLLSNKDPNLVEQKKMPADVLREIRKNGKQYDDKSYDEKLGASIVSSYMVLKNNMLEDIAYIYFPYYHNESAYMEVFKHYFAYIIGVNILIIIFSIWLSWIISNNLTEAIIRFTSMISKINLFDRNLQPIKYYKNDELNALVKAYNKMIAEIADQRERLSYIEKQSAWQEMAKQVAHEVKNPLTPMKLMMQNFERKFDPNDPNITNKVKNLSEIVIGQIDVISRVASAFSQFAQLPEKTDEEISLNKEVRNSLTIFSDENIFVHANHDDIRMKIDKDYLTRIITNLVTNASQAKSDDRKSVINVDLEKIEKRIKITVQDNGVGIPTDKLDRIFDPNFTSKNSGMGIGLTMVKRMVEDYNGTITVVSEVDKGATFTISMPSNM
- a CDS encoding methyltransferase, coding for MKPFRFQQFDIQQNVDVFRVGTDAVLLGALANVSEAKTVLEVGTGTGIISLMIAQRNLEAQILAIDINPEAVNISQTNFSNSPFSERLKSQLQDLKNFDTEEKFDLIISNPPYFEINSSEKDILARQRLELNFSDLIKKSSQLLSENGLFTVVIPIDSEKEFSSICSNYNLFLQRKVIIKGIITSEPKRLVLEYSSIESETQVENFVIEKSPRVYSDEYLELTKDFHQFNKKL